The sequence below is a genomic window from Minwuia thermotolerans.
ACCGCGCCGATCCAGTCGCGGTTGTCCAGGTACCAGCGGACGGTTGCCGCGATGCCGGCCTCGAAGGCGCGCGCCGGCCGCCAGCCCAGCTCGCGCTCGATCTTCGCCGGGTCGATGGCGTAGCGGAAATCGTGGCCGGGCCGGTCGCCGACGAAGCGGATCAGGTCGGCATGCGGGCGGTGGCGCGCCTCGGGCGTTTCGTCCAGCACGGCGCAGATCGCCCGCACCAGGTCGATGTTGCGCCGCTCGCCCCGCGCGCCGACCAGGTAGGTCTCGCCCGGCCGGCCGGCGTCGAGGACGCGAAGCAGCGCCGCGACATGATCGTCCACGTGAATCCAGTCGCGCACGTTCTCGCCCCGGCCGTAGACCGGCAGCGTCTCGCCGGCCAGCGCGTTCAGGATGATCACGGGGACCAGCTTCTCGGGGAACTGGAAGGGGCCGTAATTGTTGCCGCAATTGGTGATCAGCACCGGCAGCCGGTAGGTGGCGTGAAAGGCCCGCACCAGGTGGTCCGCGCCCGCCTTCGAGGCGGCATAGGGGCTGGTCGGGCGGTACGGGTCGCCCTCGCGGAAATGCCCCTCTCCCGGCAGCGCGCCATAGACCTCGTCGGTGGAGACGTGCAGAAACCGGAAGGCCGCCCGCGCCGCCTCGTCCAGACCGCGCCAGTGGTCCAGGGCGCATTCAAGCAGCACTTCCGTGCCCGTGACGTTGGTGCGGATGAAGGCCCCCGGCCCGTCGATGGAGCGGTCGACATGGCTCTCGGCGGCCAGGTGCATCACCGCGTCGGGCCGGAAGTCCGCGAAGGCGTCGGCCATCGCCGCCTTGTCGCAGATATCGGCCTTCAGGAAGCGGTAGCCCGGCCGGTCCGCGACGCTCGCGACGTTCTGCGGCAGGCCGGCATAGGTCAGGCAGTCGACGTTCAGCACCTCGGCGCCGTCGGCCACGAGCCGCCGCACCAGCGCCGATCCGATAAAGCCGCAGCCGCCGGTGACGAGAACCCGCATGGCGCTCACACCCCGCCGAAGCCGGCGAGGTCGGGCCAGGCGCGGTCCTTCTCCGAGAGGATCGCCGCGCCCCGGTCGACGGGCCAGTCGATGCCCAGCGCCGGATCGTCGAAGCGGACGCCCCGCTCGGCTTGCGCGTCGTAGTAGCCCGTCACCTTGTAGATCACCTCCGCGCCGTCGGTCAGCGTACAATAACCGTGGGCGAAGCCTTCGGGCACCCAGAGCTGCGCCCAGTTCTCGCCCGAGAGCTCCACCGCCACGTGCCGCCCGAAGGTGGGCGAGCCGCGGCGGACGTCAACCGCCACGTCCAGGATGGCGCCGCGCAGGCAACGCACCAGCTTCGCCTGCGGGCTGGGCGCCACCTGCAGGTGCAGGCCGCGCAGCGTGCCGGCCCGGCCGTTCAGGACGTGATTGTCCTGCACGAAGTCGGCCTCGATGCCCGCCGCGGCCAGCGCGCGCCGGTTCCAGACCTCGGAGAAGAAGCCGCGCCCGTCGCCGTGCCGCGCGGGCCGGACGATCCGCACTTCGGGGAGAGCCGTGGTCTCGACCCGGAGCCGACCCGTAGAGCGATCGATCCCCGACCTTGTCGCAAGCTTCGATTCAGCCGGCATCAATAAGCAAGACCGACCGAACAGCCGGCCATATCATCCGATCGGTACACGGGGCCGTCCTTCTCGTCTGTGTGTGATTGCCGTCGCCTCGCCTGGGGCCGCCACGTCTAGAACAGGCGTTCGTCCACCCGGATGACATCGCCCGGCAGGACCCTGGAGGCACCGTTGACCTTGATCCCGTCTTCGGGACCGCCGGCACGCTTGATGGTGATGTCGTCCTCATCGGCGCGGAAGGTGAAGCCGCCGCCCATCGCCACCGCGGTCAGCACATCCAGACCGCTGCGATAGGGATAACTTCCCGGTTCGTTGACTTCGCCGATGACGTAGAACGGTCGATAGTTCAGCACCTCGACACTGACCCGCGGATTGCGGAGATAGCCATCCTTGAAGGCGGTCTCGATCGCGTCCTGGAACTGCTGGATGGTCTTGCCTTCCGCATCCACACCGCCGATCAGCGGCATGGAGACATCTCCGGTCCCGGAGACTTCGAACTCGCCGGAGAGGTCTTCTTCCTGATAAACAGTGATACGCAGCCTGTCGCCGGCGCCCAGGCGGTAGACCTGATCGCTCTGAGCAGCGCTCTGATTGACAACGCCTGTGGTGACCAGGAGGCAGATGACCGAGAAGATACTTAAGAGAGATCGGTACATCCGACGCATTTGACCTCGATACTAGTTCAGGTAGCCGACTTTCAGGCGAACACCGAAGACGTTGTTCGAATAGTCGCCGCCCACATCAGATGAATCGCGGCGCTTGTAGTCATAGGTCAGCCCCAGCTTGACGCGGGGGTTGAAGACATAGTCGACGCCAACGCCGGCCGAGTAGTCATTGTCTTCCGTAGCGCCCGCGGCGGCTTCGTCCGTCAGATGCGCATAGCGCAGATTGCCGAACAGCTCCCAGGTGCGCGCCAGGTCATGCGTCGCATTGAGGGAGACGCTTGTCACCAGCCGCGCGCCGGCATCGGCATCTGTCGATTCGGCGATACTCCGGCCTGTCGTCAGCGTCAGGTTCGTCAGGCGGTTCGGCAACTCCCAGTTCACCGAGCCCTTGAAGTCCAGACCGCTGACGTCGTCGAGCGCCGGATCGTCGAAGGTACGCATCAGATAACCGACGCCAAAGCTGACCTGCAGCTGCGATGACGGGAAGTAGGTCGCACCGGCACGCGCCGCATAGCCCGTCGCATCGCGGTTGAGGCCGTTGTCATCGACCGCATCGACATAGTCCAGCCGATTGACGTCGCCTTCGACGAAGGCGCGGATATGACGCTGGACGCCATAGCTCAGCCGCGCCTCGCCGTCATAGATGACGACGTCACGGTCGTCATTGTTCTCGGCGTCCGTATCGTGGAAATTGGCATAGGTCACGCCACCGCCCGCCTGCACCCCCAATCGGTTCGGCCGGCTGCGCACGAGGATCTTGCTGCGATAGCGATCGAACTTGGTGGTCTCATCATTGACGGCGACATTGTCGTCGCCGCGATTGTCATGGCCGCGGCGATAGCTGACGAGACCGTCGATCTTGGTGGCCCGCGTCACATCCACCGTGCCATTGGCGCGAAGCTGCGCATCGAGAGAATTGTCCGCCGTATTGTCGAGATAGCGATCAGCGCGAAGGCCGGCATCGAATTCGAGCTTGTGCCGCCGCCAGGTCGAGACCGCCTTCAGCGTCGGCGCCACGGAGAGGATGAAGTCCTCCTCCTCCTGCCCGTCGTCCTCCAGCGCGATATTGTCGTCATAGCGCGCCCCCAGCTCTACGCTGGGCTTGAGAACGAACGTGCCCACCGGGATGCCATCTTCGCGCGACTGCGCCGCCACCTGGCCGGCGGCAAGGGCCGCCACCAGGGTCGCCGCCGCTGTCATCTTATACGGAATTCTCATGCCCCACCTCTGATAAGTCATTGCAGCCCTCGGTCAATCGGCAAGACACCCTCTGCTCTATCTTGCACCTTGACCAGGCTGAGCCCGGTCCATCCCGTTCAGCCGCTCGCCAATTCCGAATCGTCGGAATCGTCAATCGCGTCGGCTTCGTCGACCTGCTCTGCTTCGGCCGCTTCCGCCAGCTCCGTCTCATCCACGCCGATGGCCTCTGCGACCGACGGTGCGATGGCGGCGACCTCTGTATCGGATGCCTCGGCCACGGCCGCCACGATCTGGACCGCCGCATCCGGATTGTCCTGCGCCACTCCGACGGCGATATCAGCGGCCTGTTCTGGCGCCACAGCCGCCGCAGCGCCGGCCACCTGCGCCGCCTGCGCCGGCGCCTGCTGTGCGACGATCCGAGCAACCTGGACGGCGCTCTCCGGGAACGCCGTA
It includes:
- the rfbB gene encoding dTDP-glucose 4,6-dehydratase; the encoded protein is MRVLVTGGCGFIGSALVRRLVADGAEVLNVDCLTYAGLPQNVASVADRPGYRFLKADICDKAAMADAFADFRPDAVMHLAAESHVDRSIDGPGAFIRTNVTGTEVLLECALDHWRGLDEAARAAFRFLHVSTDEVYGALPGEGHFREGDPYRPTSPYAASKAGADHLVRAFHATYRLPVLITNCGNNYGPFQFPEKLVPVIILNALAGETLPVYGRGENVRDWIHVDDHVAALLRVLDAGRPGETYLVGARGERRNIDLVRAICAVLDETPEARHRPHADLIRFVGDRPGHDFRYAIDPAKIERELGWRPARAFEAGIAATVRWYLDNRDWIGAV
- the rfbC gene encoding dTDP-4-dehydrorhamnose 3,5-epimerase, which translates into the protein MPAESKLATRSGIDRSTGRLRVETTALPEVRIVRPARHGDGRGFFSEVWNRRALAAAGIEADFVQDNHVLNGRAGTLRGLHLQVAPSPQAKLVRCLRGAILDVAVDVRRGSPTFGRHVAVELSGENWAQLWVPEGFAHGYCTLTDGAEVIYKVTGYYDAQAERGVRFDDPALGIDWPVDRGAAILSEKDRAWPDLAGFGGV
- a CDS encoding polysaccharide biosynthesis/export family protein, with amino-acid sequence MYRSLLSIFSVICLLVTTGVVNQSAAQSDQVYRLGAGDRLRITVYQEEDLSGEFEVSGTGDVSMPLIGGVDAEGKTIQQFQDAIETAFKDGYLRNPRVSVEVLNYRPFYVIGEVNEPGSYPYRSGLDVLTAVAMGGGFTFRADEDDITIKRAGGPEDGIKVNGASRVLPGDVIRVDERLF
- a CDS encoding outer membrane beta-barrel protein, which produces MRIPYKMTAAATLVAALAAGQVAAQSREDGIPVGTFVLKPSVELGARYDDNIALEDDGQEEEDFILSVAPTLKAVSTWRRHKLEFDAGLRADRYLDNTADNSLDAQLRANGTVDVTRATKIDGLVSYRRGHDNRGDDNVAVNDETTKFDRYRSKILVRSRPNRLGVQAGGGVTYANFHDTDAENNDDRDVVIYDGEARLSYGVQRHIRAFVEGDVNRLDYVDAVDDNGLNRDATGYAARAGATYFPSSQLQVSFGVGYLMRTFDDPALDDVSGLDFKGSVNWELPNRLTNLTLTTGRSIAESTDADAGARLVTSVSLNATHDLARTWELFGNLRYAHLTDEAAAGATEDNDYSAGVGVDYVFNPRVKLGLTYDYKRRDSSDVGGDYSNNVFGVRLKVGYLN